A segment of the Brevibacterium zhoupengii genome:
TATCCCCGAAGCCGTATCCCAAGTGGCCTACTCGGTTGCAGGGGCGGATGTCACGGTGTCAATGGCGGCGGAAGCAGGTCAGTTACAACTCAACGCTTTCGAACCAATCATCGCGCACTCCCTGTTCGAGTCTCTGATACATCTGGAACACGCGTGTCGAACATTCCGAATCAACTGTGTCCGCGGTATCACAGCAAACGAAAGTCTCCTGAGCGAGACGATCTCACAGTCAGTGACGGTAATTACCGCACTTGCCCCCGATATCGGGTATGCAACAGCGGCCCGACTGGCGAAGAAAGCGCTACACGACTCGCGCTCAGTCGTAGAGATAGTCGTCGAAGAAGGGATTCTGTGTAACGAAGCCCTCGAATGGCTCATTCGTCCCGGACGACTGACGGGCACGGAACCGCTTAACTCAGGCGACAGGTCCACTGGATCCGATCGTTCTTCCCTTCAAACTAAATAGCCAGACATCCGAAGATAGATCCTAGAAGGCCATTGCTAACTCGGAACCCAGCTAACCTCGCTGGAACCAGCGGATCCCCATCATCCCGACGACACCCTTACACTGTGCAGGCGGACCAACACGACAAGAATTGCCGATTCACAGGTCTCACCCGTCGCCGGATAAAGATGGTCATGTGTTTCCGAACACTCAGTAAGAAAAGGGATTTGATCTCTGTGAGCGAGAGGTGCAGGCGTGATTGCCCTCCTCCTGCCAGGTGTTCTTCACGTAGGTAACCGTGCTCGACAATTTGAGAATTGTGCTTACTGAGAGCTTACTTCGATATCCTCAGCCGTTCCTGAAGCTCATGAAATTCCACATGCGTCGCGGCGTGCGCGATAGCGCAGATTCGCAGCCGATGCGGCATCTGTATCAGGCGAGTCTAGGGGGGGCAGTCACCCGGCTCGGTAACAAGGTTGGGGTGACGGACATCTGTGTAATTCCATGGCAAGAAAGAAGGGGCTCGGGTCAAGGTTGAGAGATGAGTTGTCGAAGTTCTTGGCACGCGCGCCTATACAAATCAGCTACATTTGTGGGCGGTTGATCACCACTGCGGTAGGTCCATTCTTCGAGGGCTGCGTGAAGTGTCGCCGATGTCACGTGGACCAGCAGTCTCGCGATGAGGGCGTGTTGCTGCCCGAAGTTCTCCTCCAGGCGGGACCGCAAGCGCTCGGTTGACGTTCGCAATCGGCGTTCGGCCGCCTGCTGCAATCCGGGCTCCCGTGCAATGAGTTTCTGCACGGCAAGATATTCGCTTTCATCGTCCGCGAGGTCGTCAAGCATCGAAGCATACATCTCCTGGATCAACATCAATGCAGCTGCCGAATCTGTACCGCCGAGGTTGAGTTCAGCGGCGGCGTCCTCCACGTCCATGTAACCCGTCAGCACAGCGTCTTCTTTGGTCTCGAAGTGGCGAAAAAATGTGCGCGGAGAGATACCCGCTTCGGCGGCTATGTCGTCAACAGTCGTACCGCTGACGCCTTTTTCCTCGAACAGCCGCAGCGCGACTGTACCGACCTGCTGTCGAATTTCAACGCGTCGCCGGGTTCGTAGATCAGAAGTCGGGCGGGTGTCAGCCATGGTGGCCATCTCCTTCGCTGGGCTCAATACCGGATAGTACCGCATGGCATAACGACAGCGAGTGTCTATGTGGCAGTAACTGCCATTATGATGGGAGCATGCACCATAACAAGAACACTGTGTCGATCGATGAGCACATCTCGGACGCAATTCCGCCCTCGTCCGACGAAAAGCTGCCCAGCCGGGTCACGCTGGTCGTCGGCCTGCTGCTTTCCGCGGCATTCGTCGTCATTCTGAATGAAACGATCATGAGCGTGGCACTGCCGAGCCTGGTGGTGGACTTGGATATCACTGCTGCCACCGCCCAGTGGCTGACTACGGCTTAACTGTTGACGATGGCTGTCGTCATTCCTGCAACGGGACAGATCCTTGAACGGTTCGGCACGAGGTCGGTCTTCATCGCCGCGCTGTCATTCGGTGCTCACCCCCTCACCCCGAAGCACGGCGCCTTTGCTGAACGAATCGTAATGCCAGCCGACAGTCTCGTGAAGATCTCCGCGGACGTCACCGATGAGCAGGCCGCGATGATCGAGCCGGCTACGGTCGCACTGCATGCCACCCTCCGACGCAGCCCTCGAGTCGGTGACGTGGTCGTCGTGATGAGAGCTGGCCCTGTCGGTCTCTTCGCAGCACAACTGGCCAGAATCGCTGGAGCCGGTACTGTGCTCGTCGTCGAGCCCCAAGGTCGACGACGAGCACTGGCTCTCGAAATCGGAGCCGACGTTGCGGTGAAGCCCGGGGAAGAGACTCGCGATGCAATTCACAAGGCGAGCAGTGGGCGCGGTGCAGATCTGGTCTATGACTGCGTCGGAAACGAGGCAGCGATCGCGACCGCCATCGAGCTGTGCCGCCCGGGTGCCGCCATCATGATGCTTGGAGTTGCCTCCGGGAATGTCTCCATCTCCCCCTCTCGCTTGGCTCAGCAAGGAACTCACGTTCGACACGAGCCCGGCTCATCTCAATCGCGAATTCTCGATCACCGTCGACCTGATCCGTTCGGGGCGTCTTCGAACCGGTCCTCTTCACGACGAAACCATCGGTCTCAGCATGCTCGACAGGGCCCTGGCAGACCTATCTGGGGGACTGGATCGCGTCAAGATCCTCGTTGACCCGCGCCGCTAGATACAGATGTAACCTTCCCAGCTTCAAAACAACCGAAAGGACACACCATGCGAGCACTACTGCTTGATGCGACCGGCAGCCCTGACACTCTCCGTATGGGAGAACTCCCCACCCCCGAGCCAGGCAAAGGTGAAGTTCGAGTCAAGCTCGAGGCATGCGGCCTCAACCCTTCGGACTACCAGCGCGCCGAATACGGGGTACCCGATTGGGAATGGCCTGCTGTCCTCGGACTCGATGTCGTCGGTGTCATCGACGAGCTGGGCGAAGGAGTCACCGACTTCGAGGTCGGAACACGCGTCGCCTATAACGGGGACATTCGAGCTCGTGGCGGTTTCGCGGAGTTTACGATCGTTGACGGGGTGGTACTCGCACCGGTGCCCGAAGGAGTCAGTTCGACGCAGGCAGCGGCACTGCCATCTGCAGGACTCACTGCCTACCAGTCGATAGTGCGACGGCTTCGAGTCGACGCCGATGACACAGTTCTCATCACCGGTGGAGCCGGTGGAGTGGGCGGCTTCGCCGTCCAACTCGCACATGCCACCGGCGCGCATGTATTCGCCACAGAGGGAAGCCGCAACCTCGACCGAGTGCGCGAGCTGGGTGCAGAAGCTGTCATCGACTTCGCCGCAGAGAACATTTCAGAACGGGTCTTGGAGTTGACCGACGGCCGAGGTGTCGACGTAATTCTCGACACCATCGGCACAGAATCTGCTACAGCGAATCTCGCCCTCCTCGCCTTTGAGGGGCGACTCGCCTCGACCGCAGGTCGTCCCGATATGGGCGATCTCGCACCATTCAGCGTCGGTCCGGCAGTACATGAGATCGCTCTCGGTGCGGCACATACGACTGGCGACCTGCGCGCACGAAGAGAACTCGCGACCATGCTGAGCGAACTGCTCGCTCTCGTCAATGATGGAACCATTGACGCAATGGTGTCCCGCACCGTTTCCATCAACGAAGTGCCTGAGGCGCTGACTCAGCTCGCAAATCGCAAAGCGAGTGGAAAGTTTGTGATGGATCTCACCGAAACGGAGTGATCGCCGTCCGCGCTATCATCACCGCCGAGGCAGCGACGGTTCTCTACCCTGAAGGGCGCAGTCGTTTCCGCCATCGCCGGTGATGGGCACGTGCTCCTGAAATGCATGGTGTAAGCAGGCATCTGAGTCAATGAGTAGCCTCCGCTACGTCGACGACGACACGCACGGCCTCCCCGCTGCGCAGCGCCTCGATCACAGTGCCGATCTCGGCCAAGGGGGTAGCGATGCGACACCTGCTCAGCCAGATCGAGTCGTCCCTGTTCGGCCAGCTGTACGATGTTCGGCATGTCGACAAACGGATCGCAGGCACCATTGAGAGCGCCGGAGATGGTGAGATGGCGGTGAATGACGGACCTTCCGAGGCTCTCTCCTGTGGGCATGGCACTAGCGCAAGTCGAGAGATGGTCATATGTTCGGCCGGAAAATTTTAGATCGACTGTTCCAGGAATGGACACGCTGGAGACGGGACTAAAAGCAAAGACACCGCTTATTCAACGATGAACAGTGAGAGCAGATTGTGCTACTCGGGCCTTCAAACACCAGTAAAAGACCCAGACAACATGCGTTAGCGGCACACCCGCAATCTTACAGGTGTGCCGCTAACGTCGAGTCAGGATGTCACTCGAACTTGCGAATTCGAACCCGCATCGCGATAGATTGACTCGTATTCGCTGAGCGATTGCCGCCGGACGTCCTCGCTGCTCAGCATCCCGGGTCCGAATCGGTCGAGGGCAAACCCAGAGATTGAGCTGGGCCGCTGGCCCGTCGTCAGCCACTCGGCCATGTCCGCACCGAGGGCGGGAGACACCGAGAGGCCCATGACGTTGCAGCCCGTCATGAAATAGGCACCGGAAGCCGTCTCCAGCTCATCGATGATGTAGCTGCCGTCCGGGGTCATGGTGACCATCCCCCCGCGCATTGTGCGAACCGTCGAATCAGCGACTCCCGGAAACAGGCCCGAGATTTTGCCGAGTGCCAACTCGATCGCCCGGCCGTCCAGGGGCGTGTCCGCGGTACGATCCGGCAGAGACTTTACCGAAAACTCCATCGGTTGCGGCTCGTACGTTCCGAACATGAGATCCTTGCCCACGGGCCGAGCATAGATAGCATCATCGACGACACGCACTGAGGGAAGCCCAAACCGGATGCCGGAAATTTTCTGCCTGATCGAATACTGGTGACGCACGTGGATAAGCGGCAAATCCAGTCCAACCGACCGGCCCAGCAGTTCGCTGGTCCAGGCTCCCGCTGCGATGACCACCGAGGCAGCAGATTCGATTCCGTCGGTGGTGCGCACGCCTGTGACCCGTCCTGAAGAAACCTCCAAGTTTGTGACGTCGACTCCGAATCTGAATTCCACACCCGCACGAGTGGCTGCTTCGTACATCGATGATGCCAGATCAGCCGCTTCGAAGTAGATGTCGTCGGGGGCATACCAGGCTGCGGTTGCCGCAGAGGAATCGGTGTGCGGGGCCAGTCGACCTGCTTCAGCTAGGTCGATCATGCCGACTCGTGCGCCGAGCTTCGTTGCCCGCTGAACTTCACGTTGCAACTGTTCGGCCGACCAGTCCTGCAGTGCGTATTTGATGCTGCCCGCTTGGTGGTAGACAAGCGGTACACCGGTTCGAGCTTCGAATTCGATGATGTCACCGATGCTACGATGCATAAGCGATCCCATCGCTGGATCCGTTTGCGCGATGACGGATTGTCCCGCGGCAAGCGAGGAGGTCTGCCTTCCAGGGCCGACCCGATCAATCACCAGAACTGTCTGGCCCCGTCGGCGGAGATTCTCGGCGACACTCAATCCTTGAACGCCGCAGCCGACGACGATGACATCGGCGGTCATGTTGTCGCCTCACCTTCGCGTTCTTCAAGTGCGGAGACGAGTGCGACGAGAGCTCCGATGTACCCGTGGTGACGGAACCCCATCGCAGTGCCGGCAGCAGTCTGCGTAAACGTGGAGCGATTTCCAGTCGCGAAGATGTTCGCGAAGTGGACTTCGACAAACGGTTTGCCCGTCTCGGTCAGCGCAATCCGCGTCGGCTCCCCGAAAGCCCAAAGGCCGCCAGGATTGATGAGATAGCCGTCATATGTTGTATCCGCCTCGACGAAGTCGACGAGATCCCCTTCATGGTTCGAGTGATAGGGATTGATGGTCGCGCCCACCAATTGGCCCGAGTCCGCGACCAACGATTCCAGCTCCTGGAGCGATGTCACCGTGCCGTAGACGTTCTTGTCGCGGTTACCCAGATTGGACATGTTGAGCCCGTTCAGGAGTGCTATGCGCCATCTGGCGTCATGGTTGGTTTCCAAAGGTTGCATAATCAAGTCTCAGCTTTCAGAGGTCTACTGGTAGAGAGAGCGAGGAGTACCGTGTGATCGGTTGTACTCTCCGCTGCCATCCGGATTGAGAAAGTCGACATCGTCCAGGGCAAGCGCTAGCGCGACAACCGCGCCTTTGAGGCCATTGGCGCCGAGGCCGGAGAAGATGGCTGTCACGCTCGGCGAGAAGATCGACCTGCCGTTCAGCTCACTGTTTCGCCAGTGGAATTCCACCGATGGTCGCTTGACGTCCTTGAGACAGTGCCGGAGCGATTCCCCCGTTGTCGACAGACCACCGGGGTTCACGATGTACCCATCGATCTCGGAAGCATTCTCATGGATGAATTCGAGCAGATGCCCTTCGTGGTTTGACTGTTTGTGTCGAATGCTCACATTGAATAATTCACCCCAATCTTCCAACAGCGTTTGAAAAGCTTCGATACTATCGATATCTCGTTTTGTATTGGGTCCGCTGAGTAGAGCAAGATTCCATTTCTTGCCCTTGGCGCGGAGCCGAGAAATATGTTTCACAAAAACTCCATTCTGAGATGTTCTCCTTCTGAGCGGAGATACCATTCAACGCTTACCGCCAATTTCCGCGGCCGGTCACTTTTCCCAGGGAACTCCACCGGCGTAGGTCAGGTACGACGTTCCCGCGAGGCTTCCGCTGTCGATCGGTAGGAGCACACCGCTGATAGTCCGGGCCTGGTCGGAGCAGAGGAAAGCGATCGCTTCCGCGACGTCTTCTGTCGATGGGAGGTTTGGCAGCGGGTGGAGCGCCATGATCTTGCCCATGTCGCGTTCTCCGGCGGCGATCGCAGCCTCGAGAGGAGGGGTCATGACGTGAGTCGGCCCCACGCTGTTGACGCGGATCTCATGTCGCCCAAGCTCGACTGCAAGAAGTTGAGTGATTCGTTCGATGGCAGCTTTGCCAGGATTATAGGCCGGCAACGGCATCGGCAGTCGACTGTGAATCGATCCGAGCGTGACGATCGCGCCCTTCTTCCGCGGGACCATCCGTCGTCCGAATGATTGGCAGGTGTGGATGGTCCCGAAATAATTGACCTTCCACATCCGCTCATGCGCGGGCATATCCATCTCGAGAATGGCCTCGCTGTTCGGTGTCAGCCCCGCGGAGGTGACCAGTGCCTCGACCGGGCCGAGGTCCGTCTCGACCGCGTTCGCGACCTTCTCGACCTCTTCCCTGTCTGCGACGTTGCACTCGTAGTAGGTTGCTTCGACGCCGAGCTTTCGCAGCTCGCCGACGACACGCTGGCCACCTTCTCCGTCGACATCGATGACAGCAACATTGTAGCCATCTGCTGCAAATCGTTTTGCTGCCGCCTCGCCAATTCCGCTTGCTCCGCCTGTCACTGCTGCAACTCGTGTGCTCATGATCGATTTCCCTTCAATGATTTTTTGCTGTCCTTAGATTGTTTCGTCGTGAAGCAATCCGCGTCTACTTAGCATTTCCGAATGTAAAATATAAGAATTAGTGAACAATCCAGTCGGATGTGTTGTCGCACCCTGAATACCGCATGCCCCAACTGGCACGTTCCACGCAGTTATGATTAAAAGCTTTTACCGCCGAGTACCGTGGCTACGACGTCAATTTTGCGGATTTCGTCAGGAGGTATTGTCGTCGGGTCGCGGTCGAGAACCGCGAAATCAGCGAACTTTCCGATTTCGAGACTGCCGACTTTGTCCTCCATCCCGATGACGAGAGCCGCATCGATAGTGATGGCCCGCAATGCTCGGTCGACGGGGATTCTTTCCCCTGGAGCCTGTACTGTCTCGTTGTCAGCTGCGAGTCGGGTCACCGCCGTCCAAGCTGCTTCGAGAGGAGAGATCGGCAGCAGAGCGAAGGCAAAGTCGGAGTGCAGGCCAAAACTCACCCCTTCGCGGGCTAGGCTGCCAAGGCGAGCAGTTGCCTCTGATCGGTCAGGGCCTAGACCGGAGAGATTTTGCACTTGGCTGCGATGATGAACGTATTGCACGAGGACACTGGCCAGACCCCCGAGCTTCGCCAGGCGTCGGGCCTGTGAGGTGTTGCTGATGAGATAATGTTCGATGGTGAACCGATGGTCCATTCTCGGGGTGTGATCTTGCAGCTGCTCGAGCAGGTCGAGACACGCATCGATTGCTTCATCACCGTTTGCGTGTGCGTGGATGGGCACTTTGCGTTCCCAGTAGGGCAGGATCCGTTCGGCGAGTTCGTCCCATGGCACATCACCGCGCAGGCCGTTGCCTCCGTCGACGTATCCGGGATAGTTCAGTCTCAGTGACATGGCTTGATATGACCCATCGAGCCAAACCTTGACGCCGTTGAAGTGGAGCTTGTCCGTGGAGATTTGCGAGAGGTCTTTGACGAATTGGGCCGCTTCGGACCCGTGGGCTTTGTGAACGGCGATTTCTGCTGAACACATCGTCATGCGCAGTGGGAAGTCGGGATGGTTGACGATTTCGAGGTGGTCGTTGAGTTCGGTGTCGAAATCTTGGACACCCAATCCCATATCGGCAGTTGTCGTCACGCCGGCTCTCTGCGCTGTGCCGGCGAGCTTCCATAACCCTTCCCTCGCTGCGTCGCGGTTGTGCATCTTGTCCATAAACGGTGCCTGAGCGTATCGGACGGCTTCCATCTCGACGAAGGTTCCGTCCAATCGTCCATCCGGATAGCGCCCGACACCGTGTACTTCGATAGCATCATCGGCGCCGAGCGCGTCGAGAAGAGGACTGTTGACGTAGAGATAGTGGATAGCGTAAGCGAGGATCCATATCGGCCTGCGTGCTGAGATGGCGTCCAGTTCGTCTCGATGTAAGTGACCGCCTTGGTAGGCCGGATCGAATCCCCATGCGAAGATGGGCTCCCCGTCCGGGAGCTGTGCGTCGAGAGCACGGAGGCTGGTGAAAACATCTTCTCTTGTCGGCTGTGCCGACGATCCCGTAGGTGAGGTGATCGGCCCCAAATAATGAAGGGCGGTCACTGATCCTGCCCACCGGAGATGCGTGTGAGGATCGATGAATCCGGGCATGATGACGTTGTCGGCGAAGCTGGTGTCGATCGTATGCGGTTGGTTGTCCAACCAAGGCCGCATCGAGGCGAGTGAACCCACGGATAGGATGCGTCCGTCACGCACCGCGACCGCTTCAGCGTTGGGACGGCCCGGGTCCATTGTGAGAACCCTTTTTGCTTTGAAGACGGTGATTTCTTCACTCATTCGATGTCATCCGTTCTTGAATAGCTCTTTATTCCGTTCGGGGTGGCCTTGGGGCGTCGGTTTAGGCGTGCCACCATCCCGCCTGACTTTTGTGGGTCCGGCGTAGGGCCCGGAGGAATCAGACGAGTCGGCGGCCGATTTAGTGCACGGTCGCCAGTCGAGCCGGTGCAGGCGTGTTACGTGAGCGTAAACCTTGCACCTGGCCGTCGATGATGACTCCACAGATTCCGGGCACGTCTCCGCGTTCGATTGCCGAGAGGGGGTCGGTGGCGACTCCTCCGGCCGGGGGCTGCAGAAGTACCATATCTGCAGGCCGTCCGAGATCGATGACTCCTTCCTCGCGGTGGAGAACTCGACCAGGATTGCTGGTGGCGAGTGCGATCGTGTCAGCCGCTGATAGGTCCGCCAGAGATGAGAATTCAACGATCGTCTTGATCATCCCCAATGGCATGACCCCCGTGCCCGTCGGAGTATCTGTTGCAATGAGGATGCGGTCGAGGTCATCTCGGTCCTTCGCCAGGTCGATCACCCGCAAGCTCGACCGCAGATTTCCTGCTTGCACCAACTGCAATGCGCCCGGAGCGTCGAACATGCGTTCGAGGTCCTCGTCTGGCAGTGAAGTGGTTCCCCCGTTGGCATGACCGATGATGTCGCATTCGAGGGCAAGGACGTCGTCGATCGAGACTGCTGCCGAACCGGGCACGGACGCTCCCCCGGTGTGATTCATAACGACGAATCCTGCCTTCTGGGCAGCTCGCACTAGTGGTGCGGCTTCAGACTGGCTTTCGAACGCACCGAAACCGACTTTCGCGAGTCGTACGTTCTCTGCACCCAGCTCGGCGAAGTCCTCCTCCGTGAGCGAAGGGCTGATGATCACCGAACCGCCCAGGACCTTGACACCTCCCGGGCGAACGTTCTCCCAAGATCTCTGTGCGGCGATAGCCAGTCCCTTGAGGCCGGCGCGATCAGTCGGCCGACCGGGCACGTGGATCTCCGACGCTGACATCATCAAGGTCGTACCGCCGTGCATATAGCTTTCGATCCACCCGACCGTCTGTTGTCGGGGAGTCCAGTCGCCGAACGTCACGTGAACATGGCTGTCAATCAGGCCCGGGCACAGTGTAGCTCCGTTGGCGTCCACAATGACATCGGCATCGGTATCGTCGTCGAAGGCAGCGATCTTACCATCGACGCAGCGGACCGAGCCCACGGTGAGGACGGGCTCGCCGAGACGGCCTGTGACGACTCCTGAGACATTGTCGATACGAAGGGACTTCATCGCTTTCCTACTTTCTCGTTGTGAGCTTCGTCGAGGGTCATTCCCCCCACTCGGTGGTTGAGTCGACCGCGATTGGCCACCGCAAGGACGACAGCCACTTCGTCGGCGAGCGGTGCATCAGCGAGATAAACTGTCACCGCGTCGTAGTGGGAGCGAACCCAGATCTCGCTCTTGTAGGCAAGCGGGACGTCGACTGTCGAACCGGGCGTCGATCGTTTACTCACTGAGGAAATCCACGCGTCACCGCCGACAGCATCGCGTACACCCCGTCCGAACTCACCGATCTTGCAGGCCACTCCGTGTTCGACCTCGCCGTCGATGCCCACGACGGCAGCTTTCCCGAAACTTTCGACCTCATGACCGAGCGTGTCGGCAGCCGCCGTTGCCAGCAGATGTCCGAGACGATAGTTGTCATCGATGATCTCCGACAGTTCGTTCGTATAGGGGTGGTCTGCGTAAGGATTACGCACAACGGCCACTGCCGCGGCTTTCACAAGAGGGGTTTCGGCCGAGCATCCGGCTTCGGAACGGATCTCCTCTCTCACAGTCGTGAGTT
Coding sequences within it:
- a CDS encoding TetR/AcrR family transcriptional regulator, coding for MADTRPTSDLRTRRRVEIRQQVGTVALRLFEEKGVSGTTVDDIAAEAGISPRTFFRHFETKEDAVLTGYMDVEDAAAELNLGGTDSAAALMLIQEMYASMLDDLADDESEYLAVQKLIAREPGLQQAAERRLRTSTERLRSRLEENFGQQHALIARLLVHVTSATLHAALEEWTYRSGDQPPTNVADLYRRACQELRQLISQP
- a CDS encoding zinc-binding dehydrogenase — translated: MRAGPVGLFAAQLARIAGAGTVLVVEPQGRRRALALEIGADVAVKPGEETRDAIHKASSGRGADLVYDCVGNEAAIATAIELCRPGAAIMMLGVASGNVSISPSRLAQQGTHVRHEPGSSQSRILDHRRPDPFGASSNRSSSRRNHRSQHARQGPGRPIWGTGSRQDPR
- a CDS encoding zinc-binding dehydrogenase — translated: MGELPTPEPGKGEVRVKLEACGLNPSDYQRAEYGVPDWEWPAVLGLDVVGVIDELGEGVTDFEVGTRVAYNGDIRARGGFAEFTIVDGVVLAPVPEGVSSTQAAALPSAGLTAYQSIVRRLRVDADDTVLITGGAGGVGGFAVQLAHATGAHVFATEGSRNLDRVRELGAEAVIDFAAENISERVLELTDGRGVDVILDTIGTESATANLALLAFEGRLASTAGRPDMGDLAPFSVGPAVHEIALGAAHTTGDLRARRELATMLSELLALVNDGTIDAMVSRTVSINEVPEALTQLANRKASGKFVMDLTETE
- a CDS encoding NAD(P)/FAD-dependent oxidoreductase yields the protein MTADVIVVGCGVQGLSVAENLRRRGQTVLVIDRVGPGRQTSSLAAGQSVIAQTDPAMGSLMHRSIGDIIEFEARTGVPLVYHQAGSIKYALQDWSAEQLQREVQRATKLGARVGMIDLAEAGRLAPHTDSSAATAAWYAPDDIYFEAADLASSMYEAATRAGVEFRFGVDVTNLEVSSGRVTGVRTTDGIESAASVVIAAGAWTSELLGRSVGLDLPLIHVRHQYSIRQKISGIRFGLPSVRVVDDAIYARPVGKDLMFGTYEPQPMEFSVKSLPDRTADTPLDGRAIELALGKISGLFPGVADSTVRTMRGGMVTMTPDGSYIIDELETASGAYFMTGCNVMGLSVSPALGADMAEWLTTGQRPSSISGFALDRFGPGMLSSEDVRRQSLSEYESIYRDAGSNSQVRVTS
- a CDS encoding type II 3-dehydroquinate dehydratase produces the protein MQPLETNHDARWRIALLNGLNMSNLGNRDKNVYGTVTSLQELESLVADSGQLVGATINPYHSNHEGDLVDFVEADTTYDGYLINPGGLWAFGEPTRIALTETGKPFVEVHFANIFATGNRSTFTQTAAGTAMGFRHHGYIGALVALVSALEEREGEATT
- a CDS encoding type II 3-dehydroquinate dehydratase codes for the protein MKHISRLRAKGKKWNLALLSGPNTKRDIDSIEAFQTLLEDWGELFNVSIRHKQSNHEGHLLEFIHENASEIDGYIVNPGGLSTTGESLRHCLKDVKRPSVEFHWRNSELNGRSIFSPSVTAIFSGLGANGLKGAVVALALALDDVDFLNPDGSGEYNRSHGTPRSLYQ
- a CDS encoding SDR family NAD(P)-dependent oxidoreductase, translating into MSTRVAAVTGGASGIGEAAAKRFAADGYNVAVIDVDGEGGQRVVGELRKLGVEATYYECNVADREEVEKVANAVETDLGPVEALVTSAGLTPNSEAILEMDMPAHERMWKVNYFGTIHTCQSFGRRMVPRKKGAIVTLGSIHSRLPMPLPAYNPGKAAIERITQLLAVELGRHEIRVNSVGPTHVMTPPLEAAIAAGERDMGKIMALHPLPNLPSTEDVAEAIAFLCSDQARTISGVLLPIDSGSLAGTSYLTYAGGVPWEK
- a CDS encoding amidohydrolase; its protein translation is MSEEITVFKAKRVLTMDPGRPNAEAVAVRDGRILSVGSLASMRPWLDNQPHTIDTSFADNVIMPGFIDPHTHLRWAGSVTALHYLGPITSPTGSSAQPTREDVFTSLRALDAQLPDGEPIFAWGFDPAYQGGHLHRDELDAISARRPIWILAYAIHYLYVNSPLLDALGADDAIEVHGVGRYPDGRLDGTFVEMEAVRYAQAPFMDKMHNRDAAREGLWKLAGTAQRAGVTTTADMGLGVQDFDTELNDHLEIVNHPDFPLRMTMCSAEIAVHKAHGSEAAQFVKDLSQISTDKLHFNGVKVWLDGSYQAMSLRLNYPGYVDGGNGLRGDVPWDELAERILPYWERKVPIHAHANGDEAIDACLDLLEQLQDHTPRMDHRFTIEHYLISNTSQARRLAKLGGLASVLVQYVHHRSQVQNLSGLGPDRSEATARLGSLAREGVSFGLHSDFAFALLPISPLEAAWTAVTRLAADNETVQAPGERIPVDRALRAITIDAALVIGMEDKVGSLEIGKFADFAVLDRDPTTIPPDEIRKIDVVATVLGGKSF
- a CDS encoding amidohydrolase family protein, which translates into the protein MKSLRIDNVSGVVTGRLGEPVLTVGSVRCVDGKIAAFDDDTDADVIVDANGATLCPGLIDSHVHVTFGDWTPRQQTVGWIESYMHGGTTLMMSASEIHVPGRPTDRAGLKGLAIAAQRSWENVRPGGVKVLGGSVIISPSLTEEDFAELGAENVRLAKVGFGAFESQSEAAPLVRAAQKAGFVVMNHTGGASVPGSAAVSIDDVLALECDIIGHANGGTTSLPDEDLERMFDAPGALQLVQAGNLRSSLRVIDLAKDRDDLDRILIATDTPTGTGVMPLGMIKTIVEFSSLADLSAADTIALATSNPGRVLHREEGVIDLGRPADMVLLQPPAGGVATDPLSAIERGDVPGICGVIIDGQVQGLRSRNTPAPARLATVH
- a CDS encoding amino acid synthesis family protein; this encodes MTLEIRKLTTVREEIRSEAGCSAETPLVKAAAVAVVRNPYADHPYTNELSEIIDDNYRLGHLLATAAADTLGHEVESFGKAAVVGIDGEVEHGVACKIGEFGRGVRDAVGGDAWISSVSKRSTPGSTVDVPLAYKSEIWVRSHYDAVTVYLADAPLADEVAVVLAVANRGRLNHRVGGMTLDEAHNEKVGKR